A region from the Rhodopseudomonas julia genome encodes:
- a CDS encoding ABC transporter permease, whose protein sequence is MMEFLDLLSFGGGGWGDDLAAGLAVTVALALTTLPIGLVLGFLLALAKDSDDPGLIRAATIFTTIFRGLPELLTLFIIYYGGQIALQKLFRLLFDTYVEFSSFTAGVIALSLVFASFASEVFLSAFRGIQKGQYEGAYALGLRRTTTMRLVILPQLIRLALPGLSNLWLILLKDTSLVSVIALNDLLRNTNVAVGVTKQPFFFYFVACMIYLVLSIISSFGINGIDRWSRRGEATK, encoded by the coding sequence CTGATGGAGTTTTTGGACCTCCTGTCGTTCGGAGGCGGCGGCTGGGGAGATGATCTTGCGGCCGGGCTTGCGGTCACGGTCGCGCTGGCGTTGACGACGCTGCCGATCGGGCTGGTGCTCGGGTTTCTGCTCGCGCTCGCCAAGGACAGCGACGACCCGGGCCTTATCCGGGCAGCCACGATTTTCACGACGATCTTCCGCGGGCTGCCGGAGCTTCTGACGCTGTTCATCATCTATTATGGTGGACAGATCGCTCTGCAGAAGCTCTTCCGGCTTCTCTTCGACACCTATGTCGAGTTCTCGTCTTTCACGGCGGGTGTCATCGCGCTGTCTCTCGTCTTTGCGTCCTTTGCGAGCGAGGTTTTCCTTTCCGCCTTTCGGGGCATTCAGAAAGGCCAGTATGAGGGGGCGTATGCGCTCGGGCTGAGGCGAACGACGACGATGCGTCTCGTCATCCTTCCACAGCTCATCAGGCTCGCCCTACCGGGCCTCTCGAACCTCTGGCTGATCTTGTTGAAGGATACGAGCCTCGTCTCCGTTATTGCCCTCAACGACCTCCTCCGGAACACCAACGTCGCCGTCGGCGTGACCAAACAACCGTTCTTCTTCTATTTCGTCGCCTGCATGATCTATCTGGTGCTCTCCATCATTTCGTCCTTCGGCATCAACGGCATCGACCGATGGTCGCGCCGCGGCGAGGCCACGAAATGA
- a CDS encoding ABC transporter permease: MSEMSADQAYVSDRLLPAEPPPASIRRWSKARIAGIVLMTLWAAIAIALVLFFISAWNPGLLARYGPKLLGGLLVTVELVVLSVSIGAVLAGIVAAGRLSKNRVTRGLAFAYVYFFRGTPLLAQTFLVYYGAGQFREIFDAAGMWWFFRDAFNCAALTFTLNTAAYQAEIYAGAIRGVSLGQWEGARALGLSPAVIFVKVVAPQALITALRPLGNEIIFMIKGSAIASVITVYDLLGETRLAFSRSFDFQVYLWAAGLYLVVVEALRRLWDAAERRLTRHLKPAPDSSGQQVVAEQIGA, translated from the coding sequence ATGAGCGAGATGAGCGCCGACCAGGCCTATGTGTCCGACCGCCTTCTTCCGGCCGAGCCTCCGCCCGCTTCCATCCGGCGCTGGAGCAAGGCCCGCATTGCCGGCATCGTCTTGATGACGCTCTGGGCCGCGATCGCCATAGCCCTCGTCTTGTTCTTCATCAGCGCCTGGAACCCGGGGCTTCTGGCGCGCTACGGGCCGAAACTTCTCGGCGGCCTCCTCGTCACGGTCGAACTCGTCGTTCTGTCGGTCTCGATCGGCGCGGTTCTTGCCGGCATCGTGGCTGCGGGCCGCCTTTCGAAGAACCGGGTAACGCGCGGTCTTGCCTTTGCCTATGTGTATTTCTTCCGCGGCACACCACTCTTGGCCCAGACCTTCCTCGTCTATTACGGCGCCGGGCAATTTCGCGAGATTTTCGATGCCGCCGGCATGTGGTGGTTCTTCCGCGATGCGTTCAATTGCGCTGCCCTCACCTTCACGCTCAACACGGCCGCCTATCAGGCCGAAATCTACGCCGGGGCCATTCGCGGCGTCTCCCTCGGCCAGTGGGAAGGCGCCCGCGCGCTCGGGCTCTCGCCCGCTGTCATCTTCGTCAAAGTCGTCGCGCCGCAAGCACTGATCACGGCTTTGCGGCCGCTCGGCAACGAGATCATCTTCATGATCAAAGGCTCTGCAATCGCCTCTGTCATCACCGTCTATGACCTCCTGGGCGAAACGCGGCTGGCCTTTTCCCGCTCCTTCGATTTCCAGGTCTATCTCTGGGCCGCGGGGCTCTATCTTGTCGTCGTGGAAGCGCTCCGGCGTCTCTGGGATGCGGCCGAGCGGCGACTGACGCGCCATCTCAAGCCGGCGCCGGACAGCTCCGGCCAGCAGGTGGTGGCGGAACAGATCGGCGCGTAA
- a CDS encoding NAD(P)-dependent oxidoreductase: protein MAAQSKRERNMAKVAFIGLGVMGYPMAGHIAHRGHKVTVYNRTQDKAEKWVAEHGGKHAPTPEHAAEGAEFVFCCVGNDNDLRSVTLGRGGAFKGMAPGAIFIDNTTASADIARELAREAHAHRFGFLDAPVSGGQAGAEKGQLTVMVGGEHKMFEKARPIIECYAKMVGLMGPVGSGQLTKMVNQICIAGLVQGLSEGINFAQKAGLDVEKVIDVISKGAAQSWQMENRWKTMTEDHYDHGFAVDWMRKDLAICLGEAKSNGALLPVTALVDQFYGEVQAMGGKRWDTSSLMKRLQRFD from the coding sequence ATCGCCGCGCAAAGCAAAAGGGAACGGAACATGGCGAAAGTTGCATTCATCGGCCTCGGGGTGATGGGATACCCGATGGCCGGCCATATCGCCCATCGAGGCCATAAGGTCACCGTCTACAACCGCACGCAGGACAAAGCGGAAAAGTGGGTTGCCGAGCACGGAGGCAAGCATGCTCCGACACCCGAGCATGCGGCAGAGGGGGCGGAATTCGTTTTCTGCTGCGTCGGCAACGACAACGATTTGCGCTCCGTAACCCTGGGACGTGGCGGCGCTTTCAAGGGCATGGCGCCCGGTGCGATCTTCATCGACAACACGACGGCGAGCGCAGATATCGCCCGCGAGCTTGCGCGCGAGGCCCATGCGCACCGTTTCGGCTTCCTCGATGCGCCGGTTTCCGGCGGCCAGGCGGGCGCGGAGAAAGGCCAGCTCACGGTGATGGTCGGTGGCGAGCACAAAATGTTCGAGAAAGCCCGGCCGATCATCGAATGCTACGCCAAGATGGTCGGGCTGATGGGACCGGTCGGTTCTGGTCAGCTCACCAAGATGGTCAACCAGATCTGCATCGCCGGGCTTGTCCAAGGCCTCTCCGAAGGCATCAATTTCGCTCAGAAGGCAGGGCTCGACGTCGAGAAGGTGATCGACGTCATCTCCAAGGGCGCGGCGCAGAGCTGGCAGATGGAGAACCGCTGGAAGACCATGACCGAGGATCATTACGACCACGGTTTCGCGGTCGATTGGATGCGCAAAGACCTCGCCATCTGCCTCGGTGAGGCGAAGAGCAACGGCGCGCTTCTGCCGGTGACGGCGCTGGTCGACCAGTTTTACGGCGAGGTGCAGGCGATGGGCGGCAAGCGCTGGGATACGTCGAGCCTGATGAAAAGGCTGCAACGCTTCGATTGA
- a CDS encoding ABC transporter substrate-binding protein, producing MSLFKKLAAATVLAVFATGAAQAQETLRIGTEGAYPPFSEITADGKLVGFDIDIANALCDEMKVKCEFISQDWDGIIPALLAGKYDAIVASMSITEERKEKVDFTDKYYDTPQAIVVPKDSDITEATAESMADRSVGAQSSTTHAQYAEQIFPDSDIRLYPSADEYKLDLSSGRLDAALDDVIVLSEWVDSEDGSCCKILTTLPGDPKIYGPGIGIAVRKGDDELREKLNAAIKAIRENGTYKKINDKYFDFDVYGG from the coding sequence ATGAGCTTGTTCAAAAAACTGGCGGCTGCAACGGTCCTCGCGGTCTTCGCCACGGGCGCAGCGCAGGCCCAGGAAACCTTGCGCATCGGCACGGAGGGCGCCTACCCCCCGTTTAGCGAAATCACGGCTGACGGTAAGCTCGTCGGCTTCGATATCGACATCGCCAATGCGCTCTGCGACGAGATGAAGGTGAAGTGCGAGTTCATCTCGCAGGATTGGGACGGCATCATTCCCGCCCTTCTCGCCGGCAAGTACGACGCCATCGTCGCCTCCATGTCGATCACGGAGGAGCGCAAGGAGAAGGTCGACTTCACCGACAAATATTACGACACGCCGCAGGCGATCGTCGTGCCGAAGGATTCGGACATCACGGAAGCGACTGCCGAATCGATGGCAGACAGAAGCGTCGGCGCCCAGAGCTCCACGACGCACGCGCAATATGCCGAACAAATCTTTCCGGATTCCGATATCCGCCTCTATCCGTCGGCTGACGAGTACAAGCTCGATCTGTCCAGCGGACGTCTCGATGCGGCCCTCGACGATGTGATCGTTCTGTCGGAGTGGGTCGACAGCGAGGACGGCTCGTGCTGCAAGATCCTGACGACGCTGCCGGGCGATCCGAAGATTTACGGGCCGGGCATCGGCATCGCGGTGCGCAAGGGTGACGACGAGCTGCGCGAGAAGCTCAACGCCGCGATCAAGGCGATCCGCGAGAACGGCACCTACAAGAAAATCAACGACAAGTACTTCGACTTCGACGTCTATGGCGGATAA
- the ade gene encoding adenine deaminase: MTEPFPSWQKAAPRLVDVAAGRTPADLVIRGGRWVNVHSGEIVENTDLAITAGRFAYCGPDASHTIGDDTEVVEAKGRYLVPGLCDAHMHVESGMVTVTEFVRAVVPHGTTSMFVDPHEIANVLGLDGVRLMHDEALTAPINVFVQVPSCVPSAPGLETAGAELGPEEVAEAMSWPGIIGLGEVMNFPGVAAGDDKMLGEIIASVSAGKTVGGHYASPDLGVDFHAYAAGGPADDHEGTRMEDAIARVRQGMRAMLRLGSAWYDVAAQIKAVTEKGLDPRFFVLCTDDCHSGTLVHDGHMNRVVRHAIAQGLKPVTAIQMATLNTAEHFGLERELGSIAPGRRADLLLVSDLPSLRIDAVYGRGRLLAEKGALVADIPLYGYPEEAKNTVHLGRKLTADDFAVPAPQNKQRVGVRVVGVIENQAPTKALQRELSVVDDLVEADMANDVAHLALVERHRGTGAVQNAFVSGFGYNRRCAIASTVAHDSHQMIIVGTDRADMAMAANRLGEVGGGVVVISEGEELALVELKIAGLLSEERAEAVAAKAARMGAAMQSCGCRLNNAFMQHSLLALVVIPELRISDKGLIDVTKFEKTELFV; the protein is encoded by the coding sequence ATGACTGAGCCTTTCCCGTCCTGGCAGAAGGCGGCACCCCGCCTCGTCGATGTGGCCGCCGGGCGCACACCGGCCGATCTCGTCATTCGTGGCGGACGTTGGGTGAACGTCCATTCCGGCGAGATCGTCGAAAACACCGATCTCGCCATCACCGCCGGACGCTTCGCCTATTGCGGGCCGGATGCCTCTCACACGATCGGTGACGACACCGAGGTGGTGGAGGCCAAGGGCCGCTATCTCGTGCCGGGCCTCTGCGACGCCCACATGCATGTCGAAAGCGGCATGGTGACGGTGACGGAATTCGTGCGTGCGGTCGTTCCCCACGGCACGACGTCGATGTTCGTGGACCCTCATGAGATCGCCAACGTGCTTGGTCTCGATGGGGTTCGTCTCATGCATGACGAGGCGCTGACGGCGCCGATCAACGTCTTCGTGCAAGTCCCGAGCTGCGTGCCATCGGCGCCCGGGCTTGAGACGGCAGGTGCCGAGCTTGGCCCCGAGGAGGTTGCCGAGGCGATGTCCTGGCCGGGCATTATCGGCCTTGGCGAAGTCATGAACTTTCCGGGCGTCGCTGCCGGCGACGACAAGATGCTTGGCGAGATCATCGCGTCGGTGTCGGCCGGCAAGACCGTCGGCGGCCATTACGCGTCCCCCGATCTCGGAGTGGATTTTCATGCCTATGCGGCGGGCGGTCCGGCCGACGACCATGAAGGCACGCGCATGGAGGACGCGATTGCGCGCGTACGCCAGGGCATGCGTGCCATGCTGCGGCTCGGTTCCGCCTGGTACGATGTCGCCGCCCAGATCAAGGCCGTGACGGAAAAGGGCCTCGATCCGCGCTTTTTCGTTCTGTGCACGGACGACTGCCATTCCGGGACCCTCGTTCACGACGGGCATATGAACCGTGTGGTGAGGCACGCCATCGCTCAGGGGCTGAAGCCGGTCACGGCGATCCAGATGGCGACCCTCAACACGGCAGAGCATTTCGGCCTGGAGCGCGAACTTGGCTCCATCGCGCCGGGGCGCCGCGCCGATCTCCTTCTCGTGTCGGACCTGCCGTCGCTGAGAATTGACGCCGTTTATGGACGTGGCCGTCTGCTTGCCGAGAAGGGCGCCCTCGTCGCCGACATTCCCCTCTATGGCTACCCGGAAGAGGCGAAGAACACGGTGCATCTCGGCCGCAAATTGACGGCGGACGATTTCGCCGTGCCCGCGCCGCAGAATAAGCAACGCGTGGGCGTTCGCGTCGTAGGCGTCATCGAAAACCAGGCGCCGACAAAGGCTCTTCAGCGTGAGCTCAGCGTGGTCGATGACCTGGTGGAAGCGGATATGGCCAATGATGTTGCCCATCTCGCTCTCGTGGAGCGCCACCGTGGCACGGGCGCCGTTCAGAACGCCTTCGTCTCAGGCTTTGGCTACAACCGGCGCTGCGCCATCGCCTCCACGGTTGCCCATGACAGCCACCAGATGATCATCGTCGGCACAGATCGCGCCGATATGGCGATGGCCGCGAACCGTCTGGGCGAAGTCGGCGGCGGCGTCGTGGTGATCTCCGAAGGCGAGGAACTGGCGCTGGTCGAGCTCAAGATCGCCGGACTGCTTTCGGAGGAGCGGGCGGAAGCTGTCGCCGCCAAGGCCGCACGTATGGGCGCCGCCATGCAAAGCTGCGGCTGCCGCCTCAACAACGCCTTCATGCAGCACTCGCTGCTCGCACTCGTCGTCATCCCGGAGCTCAGGATCTCCGACAAGGGCCTGATCGACGTGACCAAGTTCGAAAAGACGGAGCTCTTCGTCTGA